A genome region from Cryptosporidium parvum Iowa II chromosome 8, whole genome shotgun sequence includes the following:
- a CDS encoding 5 transmembrane domain proteiin: protein MLGSNASSSLQSLTDNPQFTGLRNIRQSKSIYPESILISSNNINSGSASNSCSNSIINGVNGSNNGNGLSSSVQTSRIKNDDLFVSPGSGKLLDKYWRSSTELWNDLECGIVYPDYSSNIGRNSLTSSQVSSGQYTHPFGLFSVSIHPVLTRKNALAIFYSFIPYIIGLVLFVWLLIGDSFVPAYALIMMLASSASSEFFLKNIFKSPRPPNSACASYGMPSSHCVTSYSILIWLLLENINALGFVSGFLFKLSIILITAPVPWARWYVEDHTIPQCIWGCIVGIFIGIFAFIMRIQFFYSNLVF, encoded by the coding sequence ATGCTTGGAAGCAATGCTTCGTCAAGTTTGCAATCATTGACTGATAATCCTCAATTTACTGGATTAAGAAATATACGTCAGAGCAAATCAATCTATCCGGAAAGTATATTGATTAGtagcaataatattaatagtgGCAGTGCAAGTAACAGCTGCTCAAATAGCATTATTAATGGGGTAAATGGTTCTAATAATGGGAATGGGTTGTCTAGCTCCGTTCAAACTTCAAGGATTAAAAACGATGACTTATTTGTTTCACCGGGTTCTGGGAAGCTACTAGATAAATATTGGCGTTCTTCAACAGAATTATGGAATGATCTAGAATGTGGTATTGTATATCCTGattattcttcaaatatagGAAGGAACTCTCTAACTTCTTCTCAAGTTTCATCTGGACAATATACTCATCCTTTTGGATTATTTTCAGTTTCAATTCATCCAGTATtaacaagaaaaaatgcTCTTGCGATTTTTTATAGTTTCATACCTTATATTATTGGTcttgtattatttgtttgGCTCCTTATTGGTGACAGCTTTGTACCTGCATATGCTCTAATAATGATGCTTGCATCCTCAGCTTCGAGcgaattttttcttaaaaatattttcaagagCCCGAGACCACCAAATTCTGCTTGTGCATCTTATGGAATGCCTTCTAGCCACTGCGTAACTTCATATTCTATTCTAATATGGCTATTACTAGAAAACATTAATGCTCTTGGTTTTGTTTCTGGTTTCTTATTCAAACTTTccattatattaattactgCCCCCGTACCATGGGCCAGATGGTATGTTGAAGATCACACTATTCCACAATGCATATGGGGTTGCATAGTCGGTATTTTTATCGGTATTTTTGCATTTATTATGCGGATACAATTTTTCTACTCTAATTTGGTATTTTAG